ATATGACGTGTTAGGCCAGTGGTGGCCCGGTTTATGGTGGATTTTGCTTCAGGGTCAGCTCCACGACGTTCAGTTGCTGCCACACAGAAGGGATTTTCAGAGAGGCACTTGTCCTGGCACTTCTTGTGGCAAACATAGGCGCAGATCATACACTGAGAGGCTGCCTTGGTCCAGACCTTCTTCTTGCAGTATTCACACCAGGTGGGGTTCTGGAACTGTGTGTCCTGGAAGTTGTGACGAACTTCCACCAACTGCATGGTGCCATAGGCTAAGTCATCACGTGGTGCTGAGGGGATATTCTCCCTCTCGCGCTGATCTTCGTCATGAAGACTCCCCTCTCGCTCCCTTTCTGCCAGCCCCCCTGGATACTCAAAGTCACCCTCAGCTAAGTAGCAGAAGTTCAGAGTGACATCTCCATAACACAGCTTCTCATTGAAGCCCTTGTGGGAGCTGAGGCTGCGTAGTGCAGTGCGGCTGACGTTAGCTCTGGGCTCTGGAGGCCCCAACTTAAACGTGCTCTGGTACTCTGCTGAAGATGTGGCCATACATTCCAGGGCTACATGTTCCAGCGGGAGGCTGACATGACCCAGGCACAACAAACTACCAAGCTTAAAGGGATCTTTGCACCACAGGGCCACATTAAGGTACTTGTGGTTGCTCTCTACATCAAACACCATAGAGGCTTTGGGCCAGCGTGCTGTCTGGTTACGAAACATGGTTTCTGGGGATTCCCAGATGGAGTGGTCCTCTAGACTGTCCCGTGTGCTGCATGAGCTCTCTGAAGCTTTGTCCTTTGCTTGATCAGCTTTGCTACTGCTGGTAACAGTGGAAGGGACTGGCTGCTCATCACTGGACTCTACTTGCCTGGTGGGCTGCTTTGCCTCTGCCTGTTTGACACATAGCTTCTCATTGCCAGCTTTGTCGTCATTGGTTGCAGTGAGAGGAACTTTTTCTGGAGATTTTTCAGAAGCACTGATGGTGGCACTCACAATGGGAGCAACAGAAGCATTAGCATGTCCGACAGAATCAACACCTTCGGAAAGACTGGTTTCTGAGGAGGCTGGTGTCAGCCTTATCTGAGGTCTTGGCGGCACTGGGGGgcgagagggaggaggtgggggaggaaCGGTGGGCCTCTGCAGACCCTCCCCTGGATCACTACTGGTTTTATATGGTGAGGGCTTTGGTGATTCTTTGGGCTGAGGCTTTAGTGGGGACTGGAGACCCACCAGGTTTAACTTGCGGTTGAGAATAGGTGATATGGTACCAAGGGGCTTAGAGGCCAAGTTGGCCACAGTCCTTTTGGGGCTTTGGTTTACTGTAAGTAAGAAATCCTCTTTAGTGTCACTGGTATTTGTAGTACTGTTATTAGCTCCACCAGACTGGCTAGGTTTGGAGTCCACAATCAACTCTTCAAACTC
This sequence is a window from Xiphias gladius isolate SHS-SW01 ecotype Sanya breed wild unplaced genomic scaffold, ASM1685928v1 HiC_scaffold_1071, whole genome shotgun sequence. Protein-coding genes within it:
- the LOC120787064 gene encoding PDZ domain-containing protein 8-like, which encodes TEVIKGPCGSVGMTFRHVPATEGDAVHVSIETVTPNSPAALADLQRGDRLIAIGGVKVTSSVQVPKLLKQAGDRVVVLYERPVRHQTPSLGGLGTLQEGFGQLEETGFIPQPGGYEEDPAPISTLSDISDSKDMDSEFEELIVDSKPSQSGGANNSTTNTSDTKEDFLLTVNQSPKRTVANLASKPLGTISPILNRKLNLVGLQSPLKPQPKESPKPSPYKTSSDPGEGLQRPTVPPPPPPSRPPVPPRPQIRLTPASSETSLSEGVDSVGHANASVAPIVSATISASEKSPEKVPLTATNDDKAGNEKLCVKQAEAKQPTRQVESSDEQPVPSTVTSSSKADQAKDKASESSCSTRDSLEDHSIWESPETMFRNQTARWPKASMVFDVESNHKYLNVALWCKDPFKLGSLLCLGHVSLPLEHVALECMATSSAEYQSTFKLGPPEPRANVSRTALRSLSSHKGFNEKLCYGDVTLNFCYLAEGDFEYPGGLAEREREGSLHDEDQRERENIPSAPRDDLAYGTMQLVEVRHNFQDTQFQNPTWCEYCKKKVWTKAASQCMICAYVCHKKCQDKCLSENPFCVAATERRGADPEAKSTINRATTGLTR